From a region of the Odocoileus virginianus isolate 20LAN1187 ecotype Illinois chromosome 1, Ovbor_1.2, whole genome shotgun sequence genome:
- the ZC3HC1 gene encoding zinc finger C3HC-type protein 1 yields MAAPSEGTAFASGVEKNWSAVVRSPEGTPQKVRQLIDEGIAPEEGGAGAEAKDTSATFQSVNGSPQAEEPPLESTSKEAFFSRVETYSSLKWAGKPSELSPLVCAKYGWVTVECDMLKCSSCQAFLCATLQPAFDFDRYKERCAELKKALCTAHEKFCFWPDSPSPDRFGMLPLEEPTVLVSEFLDRFQSLCHLDLQLPSLRPEDLKTMCLTEDKISLLLHLLEDELDHRTDERKTATKLGSDIQVHVTACILSMCGWACSSLLEPMQLSLITCSQCMRKVGLWGFQQIESSMTDLDASLGLTSSPVPGSEGRPERSPLVPESPRRMVTRSQDTIFSPGSEQAEKSPGPIISRTRSGDSSSPVDRPEPEAASPATRTRPVTRSMGTGESAGLEVPSSPLRKAKRARLCSSSSLDASSRSFFDPTSQHRDWCPWVNITLGKETRENGGTEVDVSTPAEPGWKAVLNILLAHKQSNQPAETDSMSLSEKSRKVFRIFRQWESLCSS; encoded by the exons ATGGCGGCGCCCAGTGAGGGGACAGCCTTTGCCTCGGGGGTCGAAAAGAATTGGAGTGCGGTTGTTCGCTCTCCAGAAGGGACTCCCCAAAAAGTCCGGCAGCTGATAGATGAGGGAATTGCCCCGGAAGAGGGAGGCGCCGGCGCCGAAGC GAAGGACACATCTGCCACATTCCAGTCAGTTAATGGATCACCCCAAGCAGAAGAACCTCCGTTGGAATCTACAAGCAAAGAAGCCTTCTTTAGCAGAGTGGAAACATATTCT TCTCTGAAATGGGCAGGCAAGCCCTCTGAACTGTCTCCATTGGTCTGTGCAAAATACGGATGGGTCACAGTTGAGTGTGATATGTTGAAGTGCTCCAGCTGTCAGGCTTTCCTCTGTGCCACTTTACAACCAGCTTTTGATTTTGACAGAT ATAAGGAACGATGTGCTGAGCTGAAGAAAGCCTTATGTACTGCCCATGAGAAGTTCTGTTTCTGGCCAGACAGCCCCTCTCCAG ATCGATTTGGGATGTTGCCATTGGAGGAGCCCACTGTCCTTGTTAGTGAATTCCTAGATCGCTTTCAAAGCCTTTGTCACCTGGACCTCCAGCTTCCTTCCTTGAGGCCAGAGGACTTAAAAACtatg TGCTTGACAGAAGACAAGATCAGTCTTCTCCTGCACCTGCTTGAAGATGAACTTGATCACCGGACTGATGAGAGAAAAACTGCAACCAAATTAGGCTCAGACATCCAAGTGCATGTCACTGCCTGTATTCTCTCCATGTGTGGCTGGGCGTGTAG TTCTTTGTTGGAACCCATGCAGCTCTCCCTGATAACTTGTTCACAGTGTATGAGGAAGGTGGGGCTCTGGGGCTTTCAGCAGATCGAGTCGTCCATGACTGACCTGGACGCTTCCTTGGGCCTGACCAGCTCCCCTGTCCCAGGCTCTGAGGGCCGGCCAGAGCGCTCCCCTCTGGTGCCTGAGTCTCCTCGCAGGATGGTGACTCGGAGCCAGGATACCATCTTTTCCCCAGGCTCAGAGCAG GCTGAAAAGAGCCCAGGTCCCATCATCTCTAGAACTCGGAGTGGGGACTCATCTAGTCCTGTGGACCGTCCCGAGCCGGAGGCCGCTAGCCCTGCCACCAGAACCCGCCCAGTGACCCGCAGCATGGGAACGGGAGAAAGCGCCGGCCTGGAAGTGCCATCTAGTCCTCTTCGAAAAGCCAAACGGGCTCGCCTCTGCTCTTCCAGCAGCTTG gACGCCTCTTCCCGAAGCTTCTTTGATCCCACGTCTCAGCATAGAGACTGGTGCCCTTGGGTGAACATCACACTCGGTAAAGAAACCAGGGAGAATGGTGGCACTGAGGTGGACGTCAGCACTCCGGCAGAGCCAGGCTGGAAGGCAGTGCTGAACATCCTTTTGGCCCACAAACAGTCTAACCAGCCTGCTGAAACCGACTCCATG AGTCTCTCTGAGAAATCAAGGAAGGTATTCCGAATATTCCGGCAGTGGGAATCTCTGTGTTCATCCTGA